In Myxococcaceae bacterium JPH2, the DNA window CGGGCGCGGAGCGCATGCTCCTCATCAGCACGGATGACCTCACGCGCGTGGGCCGTCGCCTGACGCAGCACCGCAACGCGGTCGCCGCCGCGGTGGCCGCGGGCGTGAAGCACGTGGTGTACACCTCGCTGACCCACCCGGATGCGTCCTCACCCATCACCTTCGCGGGTGACCATCGCGGCACCGAGGAGGCGCTGGCGAAGAGCCCGCTCGGATACTCGGTGCTGCGCAACAACCTGTACGCGGACCTGCTGCTCTACACCCTGCCGCGCGCGCTCGCCTCCGGCCAGCTCGTCTCGGCCACGGGCGACGGCGGCGTGGGGTTCGTCACCCGCGAGGACTGCGCTCGCGCCGCGGTGGCGGCCCTGACCGATGGCTTCGAGGGACGCCGCGTGCTGGATGTCACCGGCCCCGAGGTGCTCACGTACGCGCAGGTGGCACGGCTCGCCACCGAGCTCCTGGGGCGCCCCGTCACCGCGGTGTCCG includes these proteins:
- a CDS encoding SDR family oxidoreductase, coding for MRKPLLVTGAAGQLGRQVLELLLAANAGPLIATTRDPEKLRDFQARGVTVRAADFDAPDTLAQAFAGAERMLLISTDDLTRVGRRLTQHRNAVAAAVAAGVKHVVYTSLTHPDASSPITFAGDHRGTEEALAKSPLGYSVLRNNLYADLLLYTLPRALASGQLVSATGDGGVGFVTREDCARAAVAALTDGFEGRRVLDVTGPEVLTYAQVARLATELLGRPVTAVSVPREALEEGMKQAGLPPPLAAALASIDAGIAQGKTALVTDVVRQLTGRPAQDVRGFLTRNKATLLAST